The sequence TCTACCCACCATAGGTTTATTTCTACAACCTAAGCATTAGGTACCTTTAGGTAGCTGAACCATACCATTATCTTGGTTTTCTACTTATTGTAGGTCTATTTCTATAGCTTGAGGTGGTTCAATCATAGCTGATAACATGAACAGGGAGAGGATGATGCTGTTTTTTCTACTTAGAAGcctttacatgtatatatattaccCTCTAAACTATTGATCTTTTTCTTGGAAATAGGATATGACACCTTACCCAGGCATGTACCAAACAGTCGGTCCTCAGgagcaaacacacaaacaaaattttGCTCCATTTAATGCCTTGTTGCCTCGATTTAGGACATACTCTAAGGACACTTGTTATCCTGGGTAAGTGCCCCTCTTTCTGGTGCACTTCAACAAAGAGCAATAGGAAAGGAAGTACAAAAAGGGGTTACATCCCAACTATGCCCTCTAAATAAGGAACTATCTATCTTTAAAGATTCAACCTCTTGCCTTCCAGATCTCTAGAATTACAAAATTATTATAGAGGATAgtgattcattcaataaatatttataaatggccAAGCAGTTTTGTAGGCTCTGAAGATTTTGCACTAAACCCACCATGCAAGGTTCCTGATTTCTTGGAGCTTACACTCTAGAGTCCAGACAGGTGAGaagcaaataaacaagaaaatatcagTGGTAATAAAGagagtgaccatataatttattagcTAGTGTGTCACTTCCGAGAGTGAAAGAGGATCTTATTAATAATTATACCAAGACTGTAGCCATAAGCTAGGGCTGTCATGAGCACACCAGGAAGTATAGTGACCTAGTGATGTGCTTAATAAAACCAAACAAGATGATATGATATGGAGTGATAGCTGGAATCTATTTTGGCAAGGACTGTCAAGATAGGTTTTTCTATGGAAATGACACCTGATCTGAAATCACAGTGATAAGACTAAAATGGCCCTGTGAAGACCTAGGCCTAGAGCTTCCCAGGCAGGAGGAGCTGCAAGTACAAAGGCTGTAAATTGGGAAGAATTTGgtgtgaggaaaaaagaaaaaaggctagTATGGCTACAGTGTAGTGGGCAAGGAGGAAATGagaacagaggaggaggaggggctaGAGTATATAGGCCTAGTAGACCAAGGAATGCGTTCTAAGTGCTTTAGGAAGCCATTCAGAGTATGCGGAATTGTAGGGCACAGGGTCAAGGTCTTTCTTTTACTGGTGAGCATTCCAAGGATCAGAGAGTGAGTATAACTCTCTCAAGGTTTCAGTAAAGGAGTAGAAGTGTTAAATCTTGATTCCCATGACCACTCTATGTGTTATTTCCACAGCAAAGAGTCTACACCAAAAGACAAAGTGTTATGAACAAAGGCAATACAAAATATCCCATTGTCAGGAAATTTCACATCATGGGCAGAACTTAAGCATCACTGTGGAAGATCTCTTTTATCCTCCACCATTTCTGGGATCTTTTGGTCTCTCAGCTAAGAATACTGaggttcagaaatattttaaactagaGTCGATTTTTACCCTCACTGCATGTCAAGACTAGAAATCTTGAACACTAACACCTATTTAGAAATACATTAACAGGCAAAGGAACACTATGCTTGCCTGACATTAAGATCTAATCAGTCTGTTGCCTTTTCCAAAGGAGTGAGGACTAGCTCAGGTGCACATGTGGTACTGATGAGGTTTGTATATGGTCACTAACTCattcaacataatattttatatttttatgtctagCCCTGACACATATAACCCAGAGATAAAGGCACCCAAAAAAGTCACCTGGCCAATGAAATTTGGATCTCCAGACTGGGCCCAGATTCCATGTCTACAGAAAAGAACCCTGAAAGCTGAGGTAATAAGATTGGACGTCTGTGGAGCCCTGTATTTAATACTTCCACATGTATCAGTGATTCTTAACCAGGAGTCCGTGAATAAGCTTCAAGAAGTCCTTGTTCCCCTGAAATTACTTGCACAATTTTGTGTGTATATGGATATGGGGATCTTTTTGGAGAGTTGCACAATTTCACTTGACTTTTAAAGGTGTGTGTGCTGAACAAAAGTCACATTTTCTTACTTAAACATCAAACAATCTTTTATGGTAGTCCAAGATAATTCTCCTCTATGATTGAGGAGTAAACTGAAGCTCAGATGGATTAAGCAGCTTGTAGCTGTGACTCCTAAGCCACTGCTCTTTCCATTACAATACTTGATCTACAAACGGCTGTAGATCATTCTGGCAAGAACATGGATACCAGGAACAGACTGAGTGGGTTCAAATACGAATTGCATATTTGCTTGCTGTGTGTCTTCTAACTTTTATATTTGCTTGCTGTGTGTCCTCTAACTTTTCTAAGTCTCggtttgcttgtctttaaaatggATGTAATAATAGACTCAATCTGATAAAGTTGTGAAGATTGAGAGGTCATAGAAAAGTGTTTAGCACCGTACCTGTAACATAATAAATACTCAATCCATGTCAGCTATCATAATTCCAGAAGTGCCCTTTTTTCCCCTAGTGGAACTTTGGATTAATtctacaagtatttattaaatgccaaATGAATTAACATAATTGTGATAGGGGCGTTGGGTAACATTCAAGAACTAAACACATAATCTTTGTTTTCAAGAAATTTACCAGCTATACTTGGGTAGTTATCAAGAGAAAATAATTCCTATGATATATCCTAGAGTAAGATGACAAAGAGTAGATGTATATAGCAATGTTGAGAGACTCACTAAGGCTAGGATCCTATGGGTTGGGATTCAGCTAGGCCACAACAGCTCTTAACATACAGTTCTATTTTGCACAGCCAAGAAGACCAGAGGCAGAGGGTTCTCATTCTAATATTAACCTAGACAGCATTCTTCCATTGCAGCTGCCCACAGACAAAGACTTTAGAAAGCATCGGAACCTTGTGGCCTACCTAAGCCTGTATTACAACTGAAAAGCTGTGACTACCTTCACGTGTTCCTCCTGACCACAGACTCTCCAGGATTGAGGACAGAGCTGCTCTTGTCCTTCTGCATTGCTCTGGCCTGCCTGTCTGCCAGCatggggcacagggaggggcaaggggCTCGTAACTACTATATAACAGCATAAAGATTAGTTCAGAGATCTCTCTCTCCATGTGCTGGTTTGTTGTATATACATGTAGATGGGTCAGGGGGGTTTCTACTGAGTGCTCAGGGGGGTGGCTTTACTTTACTGAAATACTTGTGGGTCCCTGCCCTTTAGCTCTAATTCCCAGGCACGAGTTTTATGTTTTCTACCACTAGTCCTGGTGATAGGAGACTGTTGGTCTACACATATCATGGATTTGGATGGCTTGCTTGGCCTTGTATTTGGGCTTGCTGTATGTAGAGGATTCTTAAGGcagaataaataatgttttaggaGCTCTTCCAATTCctggacaagatggcagagtagaaggaccttGAGTTCACCTCTTCTCATAAGCACACCAAAACCAcgactaactgctgaacaaccatcgataaaaaaagactggaaactaccaaaaaatattctacatccaaagacataaagaagtaaccacaacaagacagtaggaggggcacactCATgttataatcaaatcccatacaccctgggtgggtgacccacaaactgaagaataatatCACAGAAGTTTTTCCACAGGTGTAAGAGTTCTGAACCACACATCAGGCTCCCAGCCTGCAGGTCCGGCATCAAGAAGAGCCCCCAgagcatctggctttgaaggccagtggggcttaattgcaggagctccacaggactgggggaaacagagacctcacttaaagggtgcacacaaaatctcacacacaccAGGTCTCAGAGCAAAGGCAGTAACTTCATAGGAGCCTGGGCATGACCTACCTGCTGGTATTTGAGGTTCTTCTGGGGGGGCGAGGGCAGCTCATCCTGGGGATAGAGACCGTGCTGGTGAAAGTATTGGGGAGTGTTCATCTGCATGAACTCTTGCTGGAGGCTGACATCTTGCTTGGGTcattagcaccaagacctggccccatccAACAGCctctaggctccagtgctgggacgcctcaggccaaacaacaaactgGATGGggatacagccccacccatcagcagacaggctgtcaaaagacttcctgagcccacagcgaCCTCTAGACATGCCCCTTGACATGGCCTTACCCACCGGAGGGCCAAGactcccagctccacccaccagtgggcaggtacTGAcctctcccaccaggaagcctgcacaaccctctagaccagcctcacccaccagggggcagacaccagaaacaaggaaactacagtcctgcagcctgtggaactgaGTCTTCAAACACAGTTCAGAACccaccctgggaccagctggttcCTGGTCCTTGGGAGATGAGAGGGGAGTGTACTCCTGGGATACATAAGACATCccctacagagggccacttctccaaggctgAGAAATATAACTAAGcttccacatacataaaaatacaaatagaagtttagacaaaatgagatggcagaggaatattttcagatgaaagaacaagataaaaccccagaagaacagcaaagtgaagtggagagagccaatctacctgagaaagagttcaaagtaatgattgtaaagatgatccaagaacttgagaaaagaatggatgcacagagtgagaagttacaagaagtttctaacaaagagttagaaaatataaagaacaaccaaacagagttgaagaatacaataactgaaaaggaGCTCTTCCAAGTGTCTGAGTTCCCTGGCATGGAGTGGGAATGTCCTGATTTGATTGCCTTTCCCATATTCATGTAAAACTCACAGAGTCAAAAATCGCccctttcagggacttccctggtggcacagtggataggactctgcactcccaacgcagggggcctgggttcgatccctggtcagggaactagatcccacatacatgccgcaactaagagtttgcctgccacaactgaggagcccacgtgctgcaacgagggagctggcgagctgcaactaaggagcccacgtgctccaactaaggagccggtgagcttcaactaaggagccctggagctgcaactaaggagcctgcctgccaccaCTAAGACCacatgcagccaaataaataaataaatatataaattaaaaatcctcCTTTACCATTACATCATCTATTTAGTCTGTCAGTCATCATCATATTGAGTTCCTACCATGGATCAGGTAGTGGcaagcactggggatacagcaggaaTCAAAATAAACTCATCTACTGGCTCCTTGGGCCTGGCTGAAGTATGAGAAGGACTCCCCAGGGAGGCTAGTGGATTGTATCTGTCCTCCACTCCCAGTTGTAATGATGCCCTGAAGTCTCACAAGTTACTGTAGGTGTGTCAAGGTCAGACCTCATAGGAGCCACATTCGAAGTACTTATCTAGACATTGCCTGGTGTCTACTCCACTTTGTGcatatttaaaactttgaaaCCATAGATCTTAGTGAAATGGGCTCCTGATGAGCTTAAGATTCAAAGCTAgaattgtaatttttttacaCTGTTCATGCATTATATCCATAGCTCTCAATATTGTCATAACCAAACCATTCAGTGTTTTTATAAGCATATAGGACTTTTTGGTCTTCAGTCCAGGCATTTGTGGCTTTATTTAGGAATATGCAGATCTATGCGGGGAATGAAGAAGGCAACATTGAACACGTCACAGATTATGTCATATATTGGAAGAAAAAGGacttaaatgggagaaaaatagtaAGAAATGGGAGGGGGATAGAAAAGGGGACGTTATGAAATATCACCATTAATTTCACATATTTCTCTCAAAAGTGATTTTGTTTCATAAAATGAACACAAATTTCTATGAAAACAGGCTATGAACAAGTGAAATTCTAATTCTGTACCCAGAGGTTGAGAAATGGTAAGCATGACCATATGTGCTGAGATCATTCTTCCACAAACACTCTAGTCTTTGGCAAACACTGCTAATCATTCCCTGGATTTTCAGCATAGAATTTGAGTAAAATCAATCAATTCAGATTGGCAGGGAGATCAAAATATTTGCCATCCCCAGGCTAGTCTGTTGAAATCCTTCTCCACCTATTTACGCGGGCGTACTAAAATTCAGTATTGCTTTGGACTGTGGCAAAGATGGTGCTATACACTTCAAAACCCAAAAAGGAAAttcagattgatttttttaagtgaaaagtaTTACAGCCATCAACCTGCCTTTCCACAGGCTGCTATGCTCAGAGCTGTCAGATCTGTGAAAGCTGGGATGGATATAGGATCTCAAGAGCAGAAGGGTAGCAAGATGACTTGGAGAGTGGAAGAATTTTCCCCAGGGCATTTTAGCCTGAATTAGCTGTCTTAGTTACCTCATAGTAAGCCCAGAAGCCAGCCTCACCTGTGTAAGGACCAGATGACCCTGCTCCAGAGACTGGGCACAGACTGAGGTGTCAGAAGTGCTGAGCCGGAAAGTCCTCCCATAGGTGGGGAAACCCATGATGAGCTTCTCCGAAGGGACCCCACTGTCTCTCCAGGGCTTCATGGCATATTCCTGCAGAAGGCGACACAGACATTATTCCTCACCAGTGTTTGTTCCATATGATCAACAAAGTCTAGCTAATTGTCCCCCAAAGAGAAACCCTGTTTTCCAACAACCAAGACTCCCAAtcccttccccatctcccttctgcatatgatttgagtcttttctttcttacacAGTTGCAATAACACATGTCACCTCCATCCTTGCTTCCTACATGCAGGAAAATGTTGTGTCCTGTATATGTGCCTCAGACAACATGGAAGTCATAGGTCATCACACTGATGGGATCAAGGAGCCTGGAACAAGAGATTTTGAGCCATCAAGATCCTGGGAGCATTTTCTTATAGACAATTTAAGAGCAAGAAATGGTAGCTGTGGAAATTCATGATGTCAAGTAGATGTCCATATGGCCCCACTAATGTGGCTTCCTTGGTGTCTCCAGGGAGCAGATTATCTTCTGTGACTCCCATAGGACTAGACAGAAAGTCTCCTTTACTTCCTTGAAAGATTAAGGGCAAAcccagagaagagggaaagatATGTTGTTAGAAGAGTGTGTTTTAGAAATACACATCTCCAGGGCCATGGTAAGCACAAATGAGTAGCTTTGTCCATAATAGTTCTCCTGATTTTACAACCTTTTCCAAAAGGAACTGCTAATGGTAATTTCTATTACACATAAGGATTTGCCAAGGTCTTGAATCTTGTTCCTCTTTTCCCCAACACCCATCATAGTGGCAATTTAAAGGAGTCAGCTCTTTATCCCGAAGCCATTAATTCCCCAAACTTCTTTGGCAATTGAAGGTACCAGCTTTCTCAACATTATGTTTACATAACTACTTGGGATGCTCtccatcaaaaagtttacaaatctCTGCTCTAGGATTTGGGGGCCCTGGGAAGTTCATCACACTCACTTCCCAACCTCTGCAATTTCATATCCTGTGTCAATGGTCCCTTTGCCAGCAGATACAGCTGCTGTGATCAGTAGTCTTGGGTATCCTGTTTCCTTAGCTTCTTCTTCAAAAGCCCGTAGCATTTCCTGGAGAGAACAAAGGGTGAATTTTTGCGGTTGTCTTCATTATCTCTGTCCAATAGTATGTACATTTGGGGCTGCTTTCCAGCTTGTAGCTATTCCCTTATTTCTGGAAATAACCCCTGAGATATAGGGATAGGTTCTGGCAAGGTGTAACTTGGACCAAAGAGGTACAAGGACACTAACAGTCCTTGAATCCAAGTCACACTTTATGACAATTCTAAAGAAAAAGCCCAGGAACTCCTGGCAGAGAGTCTAGGAGCTATCTTGCCTGCTGTGACTTCACTCTCCCTTTTAAAGCTCTAGTCTCTCAATTTTTAATAGCCATGCCTCTTTCCTGCCTTCAGTGCTTTGCTAATGCTGTTACCACTTCCTTAGAAAATTCTTCTTCCTATCTTTTGTATGCCTGGCTCCTTTTAACTCTTCACATTGCAGCTTAAatatcacttcctctgggaaggcCCCCTGTCCCGACCATCCTATTTGCTGCTATCACTGCTATTATCACCATTtgcaattatttgattttttcttttttcattttatttttctttcttttcttttttttttccccctctgtatCCTCCACTATGCTGTAACCCCACAAGAGCAGGGATCATgcttgtcttgttcactgctctatctcTAGTGAAAAGCACAATGTCTGGATcacagtagatgcttaataaatacttactgaacaaATGATATAACAAATGGTTCCACCTCCTCAACTCAAGAATGTCCTCCTTGGGTTCCTTCAGATACCAGTATCCTTTCAATAAATCCTCTTTTGGCTTGAGTTAGCtagtctgtttctgttgcctGCAAACCACAAACACCTTCACTAGTGTACTTCCGAGGGCAGCATCCTTTGCTATCCCCAGGAAATGCAACTCTTACAGAAAATCTACTAAGGTACCAGCCTCCCTACAAGAGGACACAGAGCTAGTGCTTCATTCCCACCTTAATCAAGATGGTAAATCACTGTTTGTCCTCAGGTGGGAGGGATATTCCCTGGGATATTCTATATCCCTGGATATTCTATATCCAAGTCAATGTCATCAAATCCATGTTGACAAAGGAAGTCAATGACAGGACAGATGAAGATTTTGCTTTTGACAGCTGTGGAGACCATGGTGGTGAATCTAGGCAGAGAGTTTATCTGTATTAACATCACAGATCCAGGAATCCTCCCCACACCAttctaatattaatttttaatttgcattttataataACCCCTGTTGTATTTTTACAGTTAAGATGAACTCAAAAATGTTAATGTTAATTaatggatttttaatttaaacttttttttatttggtaTACCCATTGAATAGTATTTTTCTACTTATTCATAAGATCAAAGGTAcatgtacattttcttttgtagtgAGATCTTTCAAGGGCAGTGGTTTAGATAACTAtatttctttgattctatgatgtttgttttttatatttactgcTCCCAAATTAAGATGTGATTTACAATCTGTGAATACATTTAATGAGGCACTTCTGACACCACAAAGAATatgctattaaatattttctgaatcctGTATTTGAAGGTGTCTTAATATCTAGAAAATTTAGATCCTCTGCCATAGTCAGCAGTTTTATAGTCTATAAACACATGTTTATACACCCTCAGAGGGGAGATCAATATGACGGAGTGAGAGgacgtggagctcacctcccACCATGAACATATCAAAAACACAACTACATGTggagcaattctcactgaaaacaaactggagactggcagaatgACTTTTATACAACCaaagctgtaagaaagatccacatgtaatcgggtaggaagggaagagaagtgatcaggtcaggacctgcacccctgggaggggacacagaagaggaggaggattaTGTGGGCTCAGAGATCCTCCCTGGCGGGCTACATATTGGACgtcccagccctggggtccaaCACCAGGAGGATAAGTCCCCTTAGGTGCTTTGAAAACTAGTGGGACTGGCAAGGAGCTATAAGAAGCCtagactccactcttgaagagTGTACACACACTTGCTAATCCTCAAAACAAGGTGGAGGAAGCAGATTGAAACTGCCTGGGACTCAGACCGGTTTCCCACCACTGCCCCAGTGCGTGCCCCAGCCTCAGTAGAGCACCCGCTCTGGCTACTCTTTCTCTGCAGTGCAGCTCCGCAGTAGGGCCAGGGCTGCTATGGCCCAGCGGACCGTGTAGTTGTGAGGGATGTAGCTGGCTTGGACCCAGAAGGCATCTCAACAGGGCAAGGGCAGCCATTGTTGGAGCCTAAGGAGGCAGTGGATCAGGATCAGTCTGGGATGCTGACCACTGCTGGGACCACAGCAGCCTGCGCCCCAACCCACACTGGGGTTCTAGTCCTGACGTCACgaaaggagaaggaaatgcagagttggaaggaaggagggaaaaaggagTAATGATCAGGAAAACTGGAGTGTGGACAGGAAGCTGTGTTACTCCTTACCTAGCTGTACCTGCAGCAGAAGAGCCAAGcctgaaacaaacaaagaaacaaaatacaaaaacaaggagtcctcaaatgggtttCCCAGTTAGGACCTGCTGCTACCCAGGAGACTTCCAGGATGTCAAGGGCCCAAGgcattggggtgggggagggggagggtggcatGTAGAAGCCTCACTGAATCAGaagcctgccctcctccccattcCCAGGGACACCCCATGACCtgtgggaaggaagaagggcaAAAAGAGTAGGAGACTCACAAGCCCAGAGCAGCATCCTCCCCACCATGCCTACACACTGGCCACCTTGGGCAGCCTCTTGGCGCAGTCCTTATGTAAAGAGGAGACCCCTTTTATCATTCTGATAACAGCACAGCTGCCACGTTATGATCACAGATGCCCGAGGCTGTCACATTCATATCTCCACCCATCCCATTTCATCCCAGATTCATGAGAATCTAAGGGGAAGAGAATCCCAGGAGAGTTCCCTCACTAGCCCAGGCCTGGCTACTTTGAAAGAACTGCTTACAAATGGAAGCCTTAGCTTAGTACTGAGGCCAAGTCTCCCTGGGGATGTGGAAGCCCAGGGAAGGAATGAAGGGCACAATGCTGGAGTGAGGGTCCCAAGGTAAGGGCCCAGAACCAGGAAAACACATTGCAGGGGGCGGTTATTTGCGATATTGAGTATTCATTTAAGGCATGTAATTTTCCTCCTATAGGACCATTTAAGGCCAGTGGCAAGGGTCCTGGAAGGAACCtggttcagggaagggttagcccTGCTCATCTTCTCCCCCTTGTCCCCTAGTGATTTTACTGTCATAGTTCTGGAGGGAAAGGACAGGGGCAGACATAGGATGCTGCAGCTGCCAGCTCTCCCCTCTTATTCCAGCCCAggggagagatggaaagaaagcagCTGCTGCCAGAGAAACATCGACCTTGTAtctccgcctcctcctcctcattcttGGAGGGATGGGGGTATTAGGGTACAAGGAACATTGTGTCTTATTTTTGCTAGAGCTTGACTCCTTAGGAAAAACAGATGAGGTTTAGAggtgtgggggaaggaaggagaggtgtTCCTGGGAG comes from Delphinus delphis chromosome 1, mDelDel1.2, whole genome shotgun sequence and encodes:
- the LOC132435181 gene encoding ciliary microtubule-associated protein 3-like; its protein translation is MCFNKAETLVNCSFGTCQRRKLFPHFHPPNLLGNKFLPLRGVPHRGPGCYIAEDRYGLAYNLSKIPTSTKGYALGARTAVRFKPISKDMTPYPGMYQTVGPQEQTHKQNFAPFNALLPRFRTYSKDTCYPGPDTYNPEIKAPKKVTWPMKFGSPDWAQIPCLQKRTLKAELPTDKDFRKHRNLVAYLSLYYN